In the Brevundimonas sp. MF30-B genome, GCCCACGGTCGCATAGTTGGCGCCCCGAATAGTGAATCCGGGCGCAGTCAGGACGCCGGCCGCATCCACCGCCGCGCCGCCGCCAAGAAGGTTCGCCAGGGCTTGGCGCGTGGCGAAAAGCTGCGCCCCGGTGACGGCGTCGCTCGAGGTGGCGTTCAGATCGCCCTGCGCCAGGTTCATAAGCCGGCGCTTCAACGTTGCATCGCCGAAGGAGACCGAGTTGGCCGCCGTGGCCCGCGACCTGTACCCGATAGCCACGCTGCTCTCGGCGTCGGCTCGACTGTCCACGCCGAAGGCCGACGACCAGTCTCCGCCCGCGCTGGCGCCGGCGCCGAAGACCGAACTGTATCTCCCGAACGCCAAGGAGTAATAGCCCACGGCGGTCGACCTTGAATTGTTGGCCCAGGCCTGAGCGCCGACCGCAGTGGCCCCGTCGACAGAGCCTTCGCCGGTGAACTGGTTTCCCCCGCCGCAGTAGAAGCCGCCCGCAGGCGTCGTGTAGCAGGTCTGCGGAACGGCCTGAGCCTCGGCTCTGGGAGTCGAGATGATTGAGGACGCCAGCACGGCTAGGCCCGCCGCCGCGCCGCAAAAGGTGCGCCAGGCCAGCGTCGCCCCTGGCCGTCGTGGTTCGAGCATCCAGATCTCCCGATGACTGCGGGGCCGCTGTCGCGTCCTTGATGTTGAACCGCCTTATGGCTGTGGGGGCAGAAGGACCGTTAGTCGCCGCGTCTCGCCTCCTGTGGTCGAAGCGTCTCATTTGTTTGGCCGGCGGCGCCTTCCGTGCTTGTCTGCCTTGCGATCGGGAGCGCTGGGAACGAGGGGACCGTGGGAAGCCGCAGGCAAGGGGACGGAAGCGGATCTCGCGTTTCGCGCGTCTGTACCGAAGCGGTCCCCGCAGCGGACCGCTTCGACTTTTGGCGCTCGCTGTTCGATCCGGTGCAGATCGATCTGCCCGACCCCGCTCGAGCGGAAGGCTTTCGGGGCGAGTACGCGACCTGCGTGGGAAGCGACGGCGTCGTGCTCACCGATCTTCGATGCGAGGCCACCCTTTCGGTCTTCCCCAAAGACCCAGCCGAGCATGTCCTGCTGAGCGGCCTGGTCGCTGGAGATATGGCGGCGCGAGACGGCGGCGACCGCAGCGCCCTGGCGCGCCCCGGGCGGCTGCAGCTCATGGATCCCTCTGGGGGCGAACTGGTCTCAGCCGGCCACTGGAACATCTACCTTGCGCTGCCTCGCGCCATGGCCTCCGACTTTCTGGGACGGTGCGAGCCAGGCGTGCTCGACCTGGCGCCGACACCCCTGGCCGGATTGCTTTGGAGCCACATGCAGGGGATCGCCGCTCACGGCGACGCCATGAGCGAGGAAGAGGTCGCCGCCGCGATGCAAGCCGCCACCGCCATGGCCTGCGTGGTCCTGAGGCAGACGGGGCGCGATCTGGTTTCCGCGCCGCGAGCCGATGGAAACGCCGCGACAATCCTCGCTGCCAGGCAATTCATCTCCGCTCACCGCCATCGCCCACGCCTGACCGCGGACCATGTCGCCCAGGCCGTCAATTGTTCACGGTCGCATCTGTACCGGATTTTCGCGTCCCGCGGCCTGAGCGTTGCGGACGCCTTGCGTGATAGCCGCCTGGTGCATGGGCGCGACCTCCTCAACGACGGGCACGAGGTCGGAGATGTCGCCCTGGCCTGCGGCTATGCCGACGCCTCGTCGTTCGGCAAGGCCTTTCGCCGACGGTTCGGCCTCAGCCCTCGCGACGCCCGCGCCCTGGGTGCGGCAAACGAGGGCTGAGGCCGGCTGATTCACGGGCACTGATCGGGACCTACGCGAGGCGGAGAATCGGGGGGTGGGCGTTGGCGCTTCGCGAGTGGACGTCAGCGGTTGCTGACGAAAAGCCGACGGGCGACGGCGCAGACGCCGTGGCGCGTTCGGGCCGCCACCGACAGGGTGAAGACGTCGCAGGGCTCGGCTGTCGGGCCTGCAAACACAGGACGCCGCCCATGCCCCGCTTAGCCCTCGCCTTCGCCGCCGCCGCCGCCGCCACGCTTTTCGCGGCGCCGGCCTTTGCGGATCCCGCCGGATCCAGCCTGACCTTGGATTTTCAGACGACGGTCCAGAGCGGCAAGGTCATGGTCGCGCTCTATGACTCCGAGGAGGGCTACCGCACCGATCGCCCGGTTCGCACCGCAGTGGTGAATGTGACGGCCGGCCAGCACGAAGCGGCCTTCCTGAACCTGACGGCCGGCGACTACGCCGCGAAGACATTCCACGACGTCGACGACGACGGGTCCATGAACAGAAACCCGTTCGGCATGCCCACAGAACCCTTCGCCTTCACCAATAACGCGGTGGGCGCCATGGGTCCCGCAACCTGGGACCGCGCGAAGGTCGCCGTGAGCGG is a window encoding:
- a CDS encoding DUF2141 domain-containing protein yields the protein MPRLALAFAAAAAATLFAAPAFADPAGSSLTLDFQTTVQSGKVMVALYDSEEGYRTDRPVRTAVVNVTAGQHEAAFLNLTAGDYAAKTFHDVDDDGSMNRNPFGMPTEPFAFTNNAVGAMGPATWDRAKVAVSGAVSQTISFR
- a CDS encoding helix-turn-helix domain-containing protein, with protein sequence MLTDLRCEATLSVFPKDPAEHVLLSGLVAGDMAARDGGDRSALARPGRLQLMDPSGGELVSAGHWNIYLALPRAMASDFLGRCEPGVLDLAPTPLAGLLWSHMQGIAAHGDAMSEEEVAAAMQAATAMACVVLRQTGRDLVSAPRADGNAATILAARQFISAHRHRPRLTADHVAQAVNCSRSHLYRIFASRGLSVADALRDSRLVHGRDLLNDGHEVGDVALACGYADASSFGKAFRRRFGLSPRDARALGAANEG